accagagagagagagagagagagagagagagagaggagagagcgacagacagacagagagagagagagagcgagagagagagagagagagagagagaaacagagagagaggcgagagagagagagagagagaggagaagagagagagagagagagagagagagaaacagagagagagagacagagagagagagagacagagagagacagagagagagagagagagagagagagagagagagtcggaAGAAGAACCACAAAggctccttcttttcttctttttgtcttattgAACAGGCTGCTCGATGTTTTTTATATCGTGTAGCGGATACATTCACAAACCTGATCTACAGAGTAgaaagctgcagaaacacaaagcagaggTCGTCTAAAGAAAATGAACAGCATGGGTGTTCGGGCCGCGCTTTCAGTCCTTCTGCTCTTCATAGCTACCGTCAAGGCTGATGGAGGTAAATATCAGTTGTtcgttttaaagtattttatttgacttaatATTTGAAAGTCATAGTCAAAATATACGACATTTAAGAGCAAATTCCCCCAATTTCATGTGTTTCACTTCTGTGCCTTAATTGCTGTTGAATacgtttctttatgtttctgctTCCTGTATCGTGAACTTCTTTCATTCTGatgttttaatttcactttGTATGCTACTTAGTTGCTTGAATTTATTCTGATCACTAGTTTTTTATTCGTTTTCTTTACTGTGGGCTCttatttgaaacatttaaatctcTGTGTATGTAAGACATGAGCATGATTTAATGCACAGTAACACAGACAAAAGGCATCCTACTGTACACAAGATGAGTTCAGTCAAACCCGCCTCGGCTCTCTGATcatcctcctttctctccctggAAAGTAATGAGAAGGAAGGGTCCTGATGAAATGACAAACTAAAGCAAGTACACTGAAGTTAACTTAATATCTGTTCCTGTGTTTTACAAAGGAACGACATTCTGGAGAACAGAATTCACAATGAAATGTCCACAAAATGGGACTTGGTTCAAGAAACAAATAGATACAAACCATGCATCTGAGACGTATACACTCCAGTATGATCACACAACCAAAGGCTCATACCACTGTGAATACCTGAACCAAGACACTTCTGCTAAAACCAAATATTATTTCTACGTGAAAGGAAACGGTGAGTAAATAAAACCACGATTTCTCATGATGTGCCGTGTTGTGTTGGTTTTTCCTTAATGCTGTTCTTTGTCCTCTAGTGTGTGCAAACTGTTTTGAGCTGAACGCAGCTTTGTTTGGCGTGGCCATCGTTGCGAATATAGTGAGCACAGTGGTTGTGATGATGATCATCTGCAGTTGCACCAAGAAGAAAAGCTCAGCTGGACCTGCTCACACCCCCAAAGGTAGGAATGCACTCAAGCGTTTCACAAAGAACACAGCGTCACACTGCTTCACATAATCTGCCTCGGTTGAGTGAAAGGATGACCTAATGTCACCCTCGGACTGAAGCCCATCTTTTAGCGTTGATTCAGTACATGCTGATGTTTCATGTCGGACCTATCTGCACTTGAGAAATAGGATTGTAAGTCAATTCATGCAGCTGATGCAAATCCTGTTTCAGTTATTTTTAAGCATGTGAAGTGTAGACTCACTTTACTTCACTCGTAAAGTCATGTTGTCTGTATGCACGATCGACGTGAAAGTATGCATTGAGTCTGACCGCACAAGTGATTGGAAATATCATGCATATTTCTGTCATCATCTCATAGCACATGCTCGTCCAGGAGGCCGTGCTCCACCTGTCCCATCTCCTGACTATGACGTAGGTATTATGTGTGCACTCCATTTTCCGATGCATTTTACTTTTGCATTCAACAGACTGTTTGAAATAAGCATCGTCCTAATCTTCAATGTTTCCAGCAATGATTATAAATAATCAAACGTAATAGCTAGAATAGTTACAGGAGTTACaggagttagatgagaagatgctTATGGAtggttagcgtagcttagcataaatagtAGGAGCAGGGAAACAGAGAGCTCTGCCTACGAGCACCTGCAAAGCTAACATGTTATATATCAGTTGTTTAATCTGTAAACATTAAGCATTGTGCTTTttaagactccaggaagtcacaaTGCCGGGAAAGAAATAGTCCAGAACATCTATTCCCCCAGATGTAGAgtaaacaaagtacattttctaaatcaatATACTGAACATAATTGAAAATCTTCTTTCTATTAGTTTACTAATTCCCCTGGAAGCCAAGTGTGATGTTGGGTTGTATCGTGCATCCTAATATTACCATTTTAAAACCTAAACGCTGGTTATGTCTTCTTTTGGCAGCATCTAAACCCTCACACTCGCTCCCAGGACGCTTACGATTTCCTGAACAGGACGGGATAGAAACAGGTCACCTGACTGCGCCAGGTCACTGGTCTACAGGCTGCACGGACGAAGGAAGACATTCGCAAAAGACCAACATGGACGTCAATCATGTTCCTCGTAGAATGCAAACACTGGCTTTTGCTCTCTTGGATTTATTGGGTCGCTTAACCCAAATAtatggcaaaaaaacaacaactaatatTCTCAGTTACTCCTGTATCATAAAGCCAGGCAGTGTAGTTTAGGTTTCATTTGTCCAGGTATTCTGCCGCCAACATGCATCCTTTAGAGGTAAACGGcatttagtttgtggtgctcacagtatttaaaaataacaatgaaaaacTAATTAGGGACTTCTTTCTTCTGAaagaaccctaaccctaaccctaacccaaatatatggcaaaaaaacaacaactaatatTCTCAGTTACTCCTGTATCATAAAGCCAGGTAGTGTAGTTTAGGTTTCATTTGTCCAGGTATTCTGCCGCCAACATGATCCTTTAGAGGTAAACGGcatttagtttgtggtgcttacagtatttaaaaataacaatgaaaaacTAATTAGGGACTTCTGTCTTCTGAaagaaccctaaccctaaccctaacccaaatatatggcaaaaaaacaacaactaatatTCTCAGTTACTCCCGTATCATAAAGCCAGGCAGTGTAGTTTAGGTTTCATTTGTCCAAGAATTCTGCCGCCAACGCCATCCTTTAGAGGTAAACGGCATTTAATTTGTGGTGCTcacagtatttaaaaataacaatgaaaaacTAATTAGGGACTTCTTTCTTCTGAAACAAATAGTCCCCTTAAAACTGTGTATGTTATTCCCAACCTGAGGGTACTTCTGCAGTCACCAGAGGGTCAGTGGATGGATCGTGTAGCACAGattattaaatttaaaaaacatttgaattatgaatagataatatatttacatatttgtgttCGTGAGGAAAGTAAACGCACACATTGGATTATTAATTTGCGTGATGCTAATCAGTTTTAATACTTAATAAAAGTGTTGGTTGTGTCTAGTTAGCAGAAGGCCGTccgaaaagtaaaagtaataataataaatgacgACAATGAATGAATGCAAACTTGATGAAATATTACTCGAACAATAAAGACATCGCATCGGCCCCATCGAGGGGAAGCGGTAAAATGAAGGGTGCTTGAGACCTGGCAGGGCTGTGCGGGACAAGGGaaacacaaaagtaaaaaatctaaacattttaaatgttatcttTTAATACTGTGAGAACCACAAACTTATTTCTATTCATGTGTGTTGTATTCATGTGGAGGCACAAATAAAACCCGAGCTATCTGCACGGCTAGATAGCATTAGAGGTAAGTGAGAAaacgtgttttgttttttacattttctttctttttaaatagagATAATTATTGTACATATAATGATCTGTTTTCTTTCACACGTATTCtggttttaattaaatgatgtgtttaagCATTGAGGTAGTTGATGGTGTTGCAGTTCAGAGGCGTTCCCTCGTGTTTGTCAAAGGGAAAGAAACCAGTACAACATCTCTGTAATAAACATATCATTGAATTTACcaaacaaatgtcacattatCAGCTTTGTAAAGGTAGAATTTATTAGCACAGCTGCTGTACTGGATTGCATTAGAttgtacaggtgtacctaataaagtggccactgagtgtatatatctttttttgatAGTGTAGGCCTGCTGAccctttaatataaaatattgtcGGAGAGTATAAATCACAataatgtcataaataaaaatcatattgTCA
This genomic interval from Cottoperca gobio chromosome 13, fCotGob3.1, whole genome shotgun sequence contains the following:
- the LOC115017714 gene encoding T-cell surface glycoprotein CD3 epsilon chain-like — encoded protein: MNSMGVRAALSVLLLFIATVKADGGTTFWRTEFTMKCPQNGTWFKKQIDTNHASETYTLQYDHTTKGSYHCEYLNQDTSAKTKYYFYVKGNVCANCFELNAALFGVAIVANIVSTVVVMMIICSCTKKKSSAGPAHTPKAHARPGGRAPPVPSPDYDHLNPHTRSQDAYDFLNRTG